CGAGTCTGTGACAGAGTAGAGCCATGGCTTAATTTCAGGGGACCAAAGTtttatgagattttttttatatttcaagtggaattcttttttatttatacttattaTGTTTATAGGAAACCCATGTCTGACTCCATTAAGATATGTCATTGAGTAtgttttcttctctctttaaCTGAATTCTCCGTTGCTTTTCACACACCATTTGTGAAGCAATATCAAGGACTGTAAGAATGTGGATGATCAGCTTTCTTTTGTTCACTTTGGTTCTGGGTAAGAAAGTGTCTCTAAAGAATTAAATTCAAggataaaattacaaataattaaaggATAGTAGCAGGATGAAATATGTAAAAGCAAGTTtgaagctttttattttattttatttattgtttgtttgtttgtcatgaattcattttatttatttttttcccatatTTTGTGCTTGTCCATGTAGCAGCAACAGCATGTcaaggggtgagaaccagaagggtgtaagtgacatttcaccaactttacaggagagccaaaacaaaaattctACCATAGGTTGATCTGACTTTGTGCACTAATTtcaattgtttataatacacatttGTACACTCATGGATGACAGTACTTTTCCCAGTAGAAAGAGCTCATTAAGAGCTTTCATTTGATGTATATATttccatttcaccaaaaatgtcactTATGCCCTTCTGGTTCCCACCCCTCGATGTGATAGTTTGGATAGTTTGTAATAAATAGCTTTAGAACTCTTCAAACAAAGTTTGCAGCTtatcatatatgtatgtatgtatattttactatattttgttCAGCAATGGAGAATGACAGAGACTTTAAAATGTGTGGAACATGGCGGCATGGCAACGCATCCCGAAATCTCAAATCTGATTTGAAAGCAGGCTGTAAGGAAATTGAGATTTCAGCCAATGAGAGTACGCTCTCAATTCAGGGGAGTATCACAGCCAAGTGCACGCGATCTTCATCCATTCCTCTAGAATCAAACCCTCTTCAAAATCAAAGTCATTTCTGTGTGTTCTGGGAGCCGCTGCTGGACCTGATGATAGTGGAGGTGAATGGAAAGAAATACACTCTGTGTGAATCACATGGCCTTCAAGGAACCTGCTGCACTGACCTCTCACTTGAGGATCAAAAAACTGCCACTCTGTATGGTATCGAGAATGGCAGCATCCACGGCGATACCATCAGCTATAATGTCATGGAACTATATAGATTTCGAGGAGATACAATCAACTGCAgtaagaaactttaatttaatgttacattttgctgtcatgcttcttttttcttttttttagaatGTTTGAACTACAGATATCAAAAAGATACACTAACTGAGCTCACTTGTGAGTTTTAACATTTCTGAGCATGtaattagttttagtttcaaTATATTTCTTCTGTTTTCCCACTTACAGAGGAGAAATTCTGTGATGAGGCAAGTCAGAAGCGCAGTGGAGCAAACATGTGAGACtatcatcattttattttagtttgtagTTTCACTATTACTTTAGAGTCTTGTGAACTGATGTGGTCTATCATGCAGATAGCAATAGGTGATGTTGTGCATGCCTATAAGAGCGCAATCAGGACAAGCTTAAGTATGAGTGAAAAACAGAGGTTGAACCGCAAACAGGAAACTGAACTGGCTACAATGGCTTACTAACTTATGCTCACTTTTTATACATGGACTGCCAAGTGTATTGTTTGACTTTTAATACATTACACATCTTCAATTttcaatcttttatttattgtatatacCCCCCATTTATTGTGCATGTTCATTTGATATGCTAAGACATCTTAATAATTTTATGCATAAGCTATTTAATGCCGAAATGGGAGGGTACATATTGTGTGgttataaaataattgattactgtggtttttattaataaccatAATGGATATACACACCCTCCACAACCCTccaaaatactataaataagcattttttcttcaaataaaaaagGTAGTGGTATTGTGGCATAGGTGCAATTTGTGTATTTACTGTAGTTTATATGAATCTGACGTGTACGTATGCTCATGCATTTCTGAAGCAGAAAGAAGACTTTAGGATTTTAAGTTTTGTATTTGTCACACAGTTATATACAGAATACAACTTGCAGCTAGTCAGACTgtgcattaaatatataaatattagaaagTATGccttatacattttaaaaatattttatcatgtaTGAAAGTGTAAGAATAACTTTTTTATAAGAACTTTTAACTTTTATGCATGTGTTGATCATGTCTAAATGcacgtgtttgtgtgtttgcaggATAGAGGAAGTAGTGATGAAATCCAATAAAACAGGTCGTGTGGATCTACCTTGTGCTCAGAGCACAATCATTGAGATTAAAGAAGGTTTCACAGGACTCAATTTCACTCTGCCAGTAAATATCATTGACCTTTTAGAAGCACAAAGTTAAAATATCCTTTGAGTCACAGGAAGGTCTCTTTCTAGcattttgaataaatacataTGTTTCATTCCAGGCTCCTCGAACCGTTGCACCAAACATGACACCCACCGTTTATCTTCCCTCCTGTCTGAAATCCCAATCAAGGATCACATCCAAAGTGGTGTGTACTTACTACAAAGACAAATCATTATTTCAGGTATGACAATAAATCATGTGGATTAGTTATCTTCCATTATCCTACCAACATATACAGCAATATACAGTATGACATAACAATATTTGTGTTGTGTAGAGGGGATCATCTGATGCAGTTCTTCTGGATGACATAGTTGGACTCTCTGTGGAGAACGAGATCATCAAAAACCTCCCAGAACCTGTCAGAATCAGGTTTCATCACTCTGCTCTCCCAGTACGTCTTTTTGAGCATATTCACTTTCTCAAGCTGTAACATATTAGTTGTGATGTTAAAAGGCTATTTATAAGCTTAGCACCAACTATAGCTAACATCATTTTTTACCGAGTAGACTAAAAACATGCCATTTCCTTAACTCTGAAAACCACATGACAAGGCTGGTGAAGTGAAGCCTGATAAAAATCTAACTGCTGATGTTGTTTTTGGCATTTAAATCGCAAGGGCCTCATTTACTCATACAGAATAGCAATGATAAATCtgtgtactgtatgtgctgAGCCACTCTCTTTGAACTAATTATAGATGCATTTTTCGTAACCTCTTCTATTTCATTTCACAGCCTAACCTTTCTAGAAGATGTGTTTCATGGGACACAAGACGAGGTGTGCTCAAGTCTTCATGTTCATAGACACATCAAGAGTGTTAGACAAATATTTCAATGCTAGCTGAAGCACAATTACTGACTGTTCTCTTAATGTGTCTCTGCAGATAATGAAGTGAAATGGAGATACGACGGCTGTGAGACTGTTAAAATCCACGACACAGAGACAGAATGTTGCTGTAATCATCTCAGATACTTTGCCATTCTCGTGGTGAGTAGCAGGTTACCAagaaaatgacattaaataagTGTTTTACTCATAACATTTCTCACTGAGAGCCAGACTTTATGAATATTTCTTTCATCCTTGGTAATAATATGCATAGCCAGTGGGACAGTGTGTTAACTGATTGCACCGTACAAATTTAAtgatactgtacacacacacctTGTCTCTTTCTCTTCACTGCTTCAGCAAGTGGAACAGAAGGCTACAGTTCGCCATCTAGAGGCTCTTACGTTCATCACTGCTGTGGGCTGTGCCGTGTCCTTAGTTAGCTGTTTGGTTCTCTTCTATTGGCTCTGTAAACGCAGGTAACTGACTTAAGTGGCTTACATGGAATACTTATTCTTTTATGTAGATTGTGAATCTGCCCTCACTTTAATTTCTATTTCTCGTTTTGCTTTTCCTGTACTTCAGAAAAGGGAAAGACCAGTCCTTACTGGTGCATCGTGGTCTGGTGGTGGCAACATTTTTTCTTTGCCTGTGCTTTAGTCTTACCAGCACACTGGCAAATACTGAAAATGAAACCGTTTGTAAGATAACAGGAACGCTTTTGCACTATTCTCTGCTCAGCACCCTCTGTTGGATGATTGTGGAAATGTTTCACACATTCTTTTTAGTTTGCTGTGCATCAAGCTCAAATCTTCCTTCATGGGTTTTTTATTTGTCAGGCTTTGGTGAGTTAGTTAAAACATAAATTGTTCTGTACTCagaacccattcaaaaatggctatattttccaaaatttaatttaaggtaatttgttgttgttttaggtATCCCAGCTCTACTAGTTTGTAGATTGCTTTCTATAGGTGATTTTTATGGCTTAAGGAAGATTATGCTAAGTGAAGATGTCACCAGTctatattttatgtaagtagACTTACTTTGTAAGATGTAACTGTGCAGTActatatattttgcaattttatttttattttttctcactTAGGTGCTGGATGTTGGATTCTGACAATAGCAGATTGGCTCATTACATCATTATTATTGGCTTACTGTCAGTTGTGGTGAGCTCTGGTATAGTCATGCTTTTCTTTGTGGCTACAAAGATACGTAACCGACCTGAGTGGAGGAAGAACCGCATGGTTTTTTTCAGTATCTGGGGTCTCACTTGTCTGTTTGGCACAACGTGGGGCCTGGGTCTCTTCAGTTTTGGCCCTCTTTCAGAGGCCAGATTCTGCCTGTTCTGCATAATCAATTCCTGCTTTGGTGAGACTTTTTACACTGTTGATACTGCACTATTGCTACTTTTAATACGCTATTGCTACCTACTCAAGAAAGTTATGGAAGATTGGTTATGGAATGCATTTGTGTCAGTTTGACATAATATGATCTATAACAGTAAGCTGTGGTACCagtatgtttttctttattagATCGTTTCTGAAAGCTTGCATGTAATTCATTAGGTTCCTGTCAGATATAGACAATGCATGCATACAGTTTAGAGTGATAATTCTCAATTATTGATTATAGTATAGTAATAATCAATATTTCTGTATCCAAACAGGAGTTTTTCATATGCTGCGATACTATGCCCTTGAACAGATGAAAAAGAGATGTGAATTGAGTTTGGATGGGGGCAGTGGAGGTTCTGTTATGTTACAGTGCAGAGATGAGGAAAGCGTTTTATAAGTGAGTGTTTTTATTAAAGGGgcgtatattaaaataaataaataaatcaaagttTGGTGTACTGCTTGGTCTGCTCTCATCCTGTAGGTCATAATATTGAATGTTTCTCAGATGACATATTGTTTCATAACACCGTTTAGAGAATCAAACACAAATGCTTCATGTTATATGCTGTATTcctttcattttattctttgtATGAATGTAATAGTTTAACATTATGAAGCAAGCCTTGTTTTTCagcaatatttttgtgcaaatctgCTGTATGCAGTCTTTAAGTTTATGTATTTGGAGACATGCTTTTTGAATTTACAGTAATTAAAAACTTTCAAACGTTCATTATAAAGGGTATTTAATGTAGcagttacagtaaaatacaaatCTGACCAACATATGCCTTATACATGTTTGCATTATCTAATGTAACAGATGATTATGACTGTGGCCTACAGGCCTACATTTTCATTCTGTTGAAttgtttaaacaaatatatcTGAATATTCCATTGACTTTGGAGCGTGTTTTGGAATTTTCGTTAAAAAACTGATTAATTCAGGTAGGAAACGCTGCTAAGCAACAGTTCTTCTTTCGCTCTGTTTGGAACTATTTCCATTGGTGGAATGTAGATGTAAGTTATATCAACTTGTTTATGGAGCTATTGTATAAAAGCAAAATCTCATTTGCAATGTTTGCAGTTTGAGTTCATGTTGAAATAAGTTTTTTCAGACTGGTAATGGTGACCTCTAGTGACTTTTAAGTAGTGAGGCATGTAACAAAATCCGACCTACTCTGGCCTGTCAGGATATTATATCTTTCACTGCACGCTCAAGGGAGGTGGACTggattgttttcatttaatgtacTTACCAAAATCAAATTTGGATTTATCTGCTATCTTTTCActtgtgtttccttcctgttaAGCATTTAAACTGCTTCAGTAAACACAGTTTAAATACATGGGTGGGATAGAACTAGACATTTGATAGTAGTTACATAATCCTTAAAGCTGTAGAACATTTCACCCAATCTGTGTCTTCAGGGGCTTCAGAAGAGAATTTCAAGTGTGGCTCTACTTCAGTTCTGTGTTGACAATGTAAATTTGCTGATATGTATGCAATCAAaggttatttttcatttctttgaTGTAGTGGACTCGCAGTCATAAAATCAGATTAAGGCAATCCTGGCAACCTTTCACTCTAAGCTATTAATAAACCAGAATAATTCCCCACTTACAGCGCTGGCAGCCCCAGAATTGCCCACAAACCCCATGGGACCAGCTTTAAACAGCATGTCACTAGTCAATCAAATAACCATGGTGACAGTAGAATGAACAATTCCCAGATGCAATCACAAGACGAGAGCAGCTGATTCAGTCTTTGAATGAATTTTAATAATGCAGGGGTGAGGGTCCATCTGTTTGGGGGATGTTGTTGGTAAATCCATCTGTCAGTTGACTGGCTAACTGACTGCTGACCACAGACTGTAATGTTGCAGACATCATGCGATCACTGCTTCTGAGCAGACACCACAATGACATACAAAACCTCCTGACTTACCACAGCAGGATGAGGGACagagaaaagaaacagaaagcAGAAATGGGGAAAAATCCATAGAACAAAATATAGCATGAAGCTACAGCATCATTACTGTTGTGTGTCAGTGGCAGGGAGTGAATACGCTTTTAGATAATATAatcatatgtatatatgcatgtactgtatgtacatttttattatttaaattattttgttgtatacataaaataattatttaatacaaaaatactttatattttaataaagttcagGGAATATTTTTATGAGATAATTAAAAATGGCAAGCTCTGCCACTGGCTTGAGGGTGGGccttatttcatatatttttttctttttatatatttaaattttatatcttatatctaaataaaatattttatatttaatcctctatttaaaataaaaaaaatattattacatataatataatatagatacatttttatattttatataaaataatttttatcatatgtgtatatatgtataatttttattttaaatagagaattaaatataaaatatttttagagaAGACAAACCCATatgttcatatttcattttacaaatattacactttaaaataataacatttcagaGAGAAATATgctatgtataataaataatgatggTTCAACTGGCTCACACTCTTATTTATACACAAATACTTGGAATGTAGTCTAGTCTACTCAAACACATTCTGAACAGGAAAGTAGAATATTAAATCATGTCCGTGTTTGTTTAAGCAAAACAGCCTCATGTTCAGAACAGGAACatagatattttaatgtttcagagTCCAAACAGAACAACTAGTTtgtgtacactcttaaaaataaaggtgcttaaaaggttccacaaagaaccattcagtcaaaggttctttaaagaaccatctctttcttacctttttataatctgaagaaccttccttcgccacaaagaaccttttgtgaaacagaatgttaaaggttctttggaACCATTTAGAACcctttagacaaaaaaggttaatatatggcatcgtgaagcacctttatttttaagagtgtaggacAAGTGAATAGTGTTATGTCCCAGCACCTTAAAGTTATTTCCATTATTCAGTTCATAAGCATTTTTGGGTGTGCTTGaacctgttttcatttttggtctGTGTTTATCTATGAGGGCAAAACTCTTTCATGCTGGTACCCTTAATCTCTCTTTATAAACATCAGTTTGGAGTTCCCCTGGCCTGTGAGATCACCGTGGATTTACACAGTGGGAGTCAACTACTTCACAACGGCTGAGAGAGGCAACAAAAGAGCAGAACCACTGCCTTTGTTGGCTGGTTGCTGTCGCACTATATACCATCTGCACTAGCTGCCATCTGTTTTGTGTTGCTATAAACTAGGCCAAAATATAAGCAAACTTTATAGAATGACCTGATATACCAAAAGTGTTTGTCTATGAGTGTGCATGAGCAGCAGAATATAGAATATATGCATGCACTGCTGTATTGCTCAGAGGCAGAGCCATGGTGtgaaaaatgctgtaaataCATTGACAGAGGCCCCTAATGCCATCGTAAAGCACAGTTACGCTTAAGTACAACACTGGTGCTGTTGAAACCTTAAACTCCAATAAAACTGACAACTTTGCTAACAAGATGCACAGTAAGATGCTTAACAGAAAGACTAGAGCTGTGTGAAAAgtctcttctttttttcatcCCGCGTACAAGTTCAGACATAAACACTGTAGTGGTAGTGGCAATTTGAAACCTTGCTGAAAGGAGTTTATGTCCTCTTGGGGAACAAGTTACACATTGTCTATAGCTTAACCATGCATGTTAAATAGCAAAAGGGAAATTCTTAGTTCTTTTCAGGATGTGGTGACCAGTTTACAGCTTTTAGtcatgtataaatacataatttggaATTAAACACAGGTAGACTATGACTAATGCGGGTCAACAGgggatttttttgttaaataaatgtttttgttcattttacattttactggGTTACACTTTATCAAGATGTCTATGTCTAAGAGTTATGACATCTTGATCAAGTGTAACccagtaaaatgtaaaatgaacaaaaaataaattaagttacTATTCTTTCTAACCACAgaatttgttttccatttatgTATTGCAAACTATcttttttgttccttttttaagtgtagaaatgtttcttaagcatcaaattagcatattagaatgatttccgaaaaatgatgtgacactgaagaccagaCTAATGACtgtttcaggaaaaaaaagtatCCTCGTAggatataaaattttgaatatattgaaatagaaaacacctatttttgttttttgaataaataattgcagccttggtgagcataagagacttctttcaaaaacataaagaaACCTAACCGACCCCAAATTTTGAACATATTATATGCGATATAAAAAACcccataaaaatatatattaggctattatacATAATAGCATAAATATACCTGTACTTTCTGCTATATTTCTGCAAAGGGATATTACTGGCCTATAAATCACTTCTAACAGCAGCAACGAGAGATGtaacaaacaaaatcaaacatgCGGTGTAAATGTCTGACTCTTTATTTATGGTCTTTCAACATCAGTCTTCTGGAGAAACAGAACAGCCTTTGTCAGACCTTGGCCTTTATAAATGCTGTCAAAATAGCAGCTGAGACGCACAGGAAGCCAGGTGCTCTGTCTAACTGATCAAcagacagcacacacacagagcataGCACTCCCCATCCTACATGTCCACTACCTAGCAATGCAATCTTATCAGTATCCTAGACATTATGGCTTTATTGTAGGGATTAATTTGTAACAAATTCCGGGACAACAGAGGTTGCCCTTGAAAAGGACACGTTGCCAAATACTGCGAAAAGACTTGTTTTGCAATAGGGTAATTATTCTCAGCTTTTTTGTTTCTcatgcaaaaatataataatataatataataatataatattacattatataattacattatatacattatataatatatacctcgtattatataataatacgaggtaaaagttttatttcaatCGCATCATCGTGTTACAACTGTTTAGAAAATATACctttgacagtttttttttttttcatgctgcCATGTAACCGCCTGTGGTGGTGTTTCTAGGAGGTCGTTGTAGTAAGGCTACCTCCGCTTTCCGCATGACTACATGATAATGTGACACGAGCGCCTTCAGTTCAGTATTCACACGCTCTGAGGGACTGAGTCACTGCGCGCGGAGTCTGTGAGTTCCCAAGTCACTCGCGTTTATCGCTCTTCCACTCGTTTAATATTATGTTCTGTCCCACCGGGAacattactgaaaaataaacagcGACCGTTTTCCGAAAACCACGCGAGTGTTTTGTGTGCGAGAAGCGGATAGCAAGTGTTCTGCGTTCGTCTATGAACGGTAAGCCGATTTCTTTATATGTTTGCGAATATGTTACATGATATTATGTCAGATCACTCGGTCTTTGAGAAAGGTGTTAAGAGTGtaaattttatgttttcataCATTTGGACTTGGAATAGGCTATCTGATACTGGTACATGCGCGTGAATATAattttgaatgaatgtaaagactacttttatgtttttacaactatttaaacggattaaaaatatatataaaccgaGATGTAGGTGAATAGCCTGTGTAGGCTGCTCCATATTCCCTCAAAGCTATTACACACTAttatggggtaagttgtcacaataataacaataagaacTTCCTGATAGATTTTACAAactgtgacaacttgccccattgtgatatttatgaaaaatatatttttctatccTTTCCTTTTCAGTGGATGCTGTAGTGTGGTTTCATTGTGTTCACTTGTTTAGAGCTATAGCTAAATTAATTGATATTGAAATTTTAGTTTGaaggattatttaaaaaaaattgagtgtttaaaaGCAATATATGAATCCACTGAACATTTGTTTTATCAAACCCTCAGGTATAGCTCtcgtgacaactagccccgctCTCCCATCATTCTTTTGTATTGTCATAAATGGGCTGGGTTTTTGTATTTACATTAATAGAAGAAACTGTCAAATggctaaaatatgttaaaatgatgTCAAATAAACCATGTTAATGAGCTTCATGTAACACATTAACACATAACATGCAATAACCTTTAATAGGATTAGATTTGAACGGCACACACTTCGACCTTTATAAGataaacatgcagtttttctgttttccacatgcatttctctctattttcacattgttttcaacattttacaCTGACTGCTGTAATATATGAGACAAGAAGCTCCTTGGGGAAATTGGAGCGCAGGTGGAGGAGCAGCAGCCGCATATTTACTCCGAGGCTATGAACAAATTAAAGACACACTGAGACTGTGTGCTTTAGTGAAACCCTTGACAATCCTGTAACCCCCCCAGTCAGTCCACCTCAATAGAAAGGAATGCTTCCTTTATGCCTTCTATGTAACGGACTGAGAAGATTGAGTCTTTGCCTACCGacatatgctttatttttgcatattagAGGGCACAATGCAAACTGAATTTAGAATTATAAGGCACTTTCTTAAAGAACTGGTGGATATTAAGCATAACCACCAATTATAACCACAAATGagtgttttaatgtttatgaaattGCAATCCGACagacatgttttctttttagctTCTCTTCATGCCTTGTAATATATGTTGGTTTTCCTGTCTGAACCATGGTGGTTGATCTGCGCAACTAAACGTCAACGAGTTTTTTGCTGTAATGCAACTTAGCTTCAATGTGGTCGCCACTGAATTGTTGAAAGACCTTTTCCCTCAGTCCCTGCTACTTGTCAGTTCAGCTCAGAATGAAGCGAGCTGAAAGGCCTCTCGCTTTTTTTTCTGGCAATGATGTCACAAAGGAAAAGCACAATAGATTGACCTAGTTCATCTCAAAGTTCACAttcttgttttgtgtgtgttgttagCTTTTCTAGACACAACACTGGTCATGGAAATGCTCTAGAAATGCAAGTCTTCTGTGGTTTGTCTCTTTTGAGGCTTAGATAGGACTTCAAAACGTGTTGAATCTCATGTTGAGATTTTATCAGCACAAGAAAAAATTCGGTAGCAGGAGCGGAGGCTCATGAGTTTGCGACTCAATTTTCCACACGGTCGTTATAATTAAAAGAGGGAGTGTTGTATGATTGTATGATTGTGTGAGGTGTGTACATAGTGTACAAATAACATAGTAAGGGCGagaaaatgttatgaatttGAGCAAAAATTCCTTTATGTGCACAGTTTAAAACTGGCAACGCGCCTCCTTTGAATAAATGGACTTCACCAGCTTCCTTTCAGTGGTGCTTGGAGAGAAAAGGGACATTCTTTGACTGCTGTGAGGTCTACATAGCTTGAACAATGGCAGAGGGAGAGAGGGCCAGAAAGGGCGGCGGCATAGACGCACCCTTCTCAAACATAGCATGGAGGAACTGGGTACTCTCAGTGGTAGTCAGTAGCCTGCTCTGTTCTAATCCCATTTAACCATCATCTTTATACATGCACTGGTAGCATGTTTGGACAAAGACTcaatttctgtattttatttttgcttccCATTTCAGTGAAGTACAGCATATACATActctgtaaaaaatgactgtaatTTTATATAACACAAAAGATCTAAGTGGACatttcatgtgatttgaaaaaatactgtaaaatacatagttcagtcatgaaactctagatggtgctGGCTGACAGGTTGTTAACGTAACTAATGATATTCAGAGAGTTAaacgacttggcacaagctTATTGGTTCATAATGCATATGTTCCTCTGcagttcctctgaaaccctccaccttcccctgctccacctgtatagatctgctgggggttattttatatgctatttgtgcagcagcagtatgtcttaaatacatgcattggcagtagcaagttgaATAACCAACTTGAGGGACTTGAATAACCACAACAAGAAGATGGCGATTGCTGTTGTAGGTTGTTTTCGTTATAaggttttagtttattttgatttggggttttttttcattttgaaaatgaatccCTTTTTTAAAAGCTGTCAAAACTGGGCATATGTCCAATATGACCAAATTGCACATTAACATTTCCTTTAGAAATAGGCAACTTCCCTTAAACCCAAGAATATTTGTTGCTACATTGTTAGTATAGGCTACCTTTGTGTCAAAACACTTTCAGAAATGTCTCACACATATTCCTGACACTGTATGTGATAATCAGTTTAACAGATATGTTGCCAATTTTGTCAACTCGGTCTGGTGAAAGGAAGTATGTATGTGCACATTTGCTGTTTAGATATTATCATTGATCTATCTACACAGTTACATCACTCTACATTGTTTTAACTACACAGCAGTTATTTTATGTTAGTATCTCTTTTATCTCACCTATGTGTCTCTTACACTTCATGTTATGCACACATGCAATTTCATAGTAGTTTTGTAGTTCTAGAACTCATCTCATTATAGTAGCAGCAGTGGTAAAGCACATTAAGGAGTTTCATCTTCAGAC
The sequence above is a segment of the Onychostoma macrolepis isolate SWU-2019 chromosome 07, ASM1243209v1, whole genome shotgun sequence genome. Coding sequences within it:
- the LOC131544385 gene encoding adhesion G-protein coupled receptor G1-like isoform X2; its protein translation is MYVYFTIFCSAMENDRDFKMCGTWRHGNASRNLKSDLKAGCKEIEISANESTLSIQGSITAKCTRSSSIPLESNPLQNQSHFCVFWEPLLDLMIVEVNGKKYTLCESHGLQGTCCTDLSLEDQKTATLYGIENGSIHGDTISYNVMELYRFRGDTINCKEKFCDEASQKRSGANMIEEVVMKSNKTGRVDLPCAQSTIIEIKEGFTGLNFTLPAPRTVAPNMTPTVYLPSCLKSQSRITSKVVCTYYKDKSLFQRGSSDAVLLDDIVGLSVENEIIKNLPEPVRIRFHHSALPPNLSRRCVSWDTRRDNEVKWRYDGCETVKIHDTETECCCNHLRYFAILVQVEQKATVRHLEALTFITAVGCAVSLVSCLVLFYWLCKRRKGKDQSLLVHRGLVVATFFLCLCFSLTSTLANTENETVFCCASSSNLPSWVFYLSGFGIPALLVCRLLSIGDFYGLRKIMLSEDVTSLYFMCWMLDSDNSRLAHYIIIIGLLSVVVSSGIVMLFFVATKIRNRPEWRKNRMVFFSIWGLTCLFGTTWGLGLFSFGPLSEARFCLFCIINSCFGVFHMLRYYALEQMKKRCELSLDGGSGGSVMLQCRDEESVL
- the LOC131544385 gene encoding adhesion G-protein coupled receptor G1-like isoform X1, translating into MYVYFTIFCSAMENDRDFKMCGTWRHGNASRNLKSDLKAGCKEIEISANESTLSIQGSITAKCTRSSSIPLESNPLQNQSHFCVFWEPLLDLMIVEVNGKKYTLCESHGLQGTCCTDLSLEDQKTATLYGIENGSIHGDTISYNVMELYRFRGDTINCKEKFCDEASQKRSGANMIEEVVMKSNKTGRVDLPCAQSTIIEIKEGFTGLNFTLPAPRTVAPNMTPTVYLPSCLKSQSRITSKVVCTYYKDKSLFQRGSSDAVLLDDIVGLSVENEIIKNLPEPVRIRFHHSALPPNLSRRCVSWDTRRDNEVKWRYDGCETVKIHDTETECCCNHLRYFAILVQVEQKATVRHLEALTFITAVGCAVSLVSCLVLFYWLCKRRKGKDQSLLVHRGLVVATFFLCLCFSLTSTLANTENETVCKITGTLLHYSLLSTLCWMIVEMFHTFFLVCCASSSNLPSWVFYLSGFGIPALLVCRLLSIGDFYGLRKIMLSEDVTSLYFMCWMLDSDNSRLAHYIIIIGLLSVVVSSGIVMLFFVATKIRNRPEWRKNRMVFFSIWGLTCLFGTTWGLGLFSFGPLSEARFCLFCIINSCFGVFHMLRYYALEQMKKRCELSLDGGSGGSVMLQCRDEESVL
- the LOC131544385 gene encoding adhesion G-protein coupled receptor G5-like isoform X3 — encoded protein: MYVYFTIFCSAMENDRDFKMCGTWRHGNASRNLKSDLKAGCKEIEISANESTLSIQGSITAKCTRSSSIPLESNPLQNQSHFCVFWEPLLDLMIVEVNGKKYTLCESHGLQGTCCTDLSLEDQKTATLYGIENGSIHGDTISYNVMELYRFRGDTINCKEKFCDEASQKRSGANMIEEVVMKSNKTGRVDLPCAQSTIIEIKEGFTGLNFTLPAPRTVAPNMTPTVYLPSCLKSQSRITSKVVCTYYKDKSLFQRGSSDAVLLDDIVGLSVENEIIKNLPEPVRIRFHHSALPPNLSRRCVSWDTRRDNEVKWRYDGCETVKIHDTETECCCNHLRYFAILVQVEQKATVRHLEALTFITAVGCAVSLVSCLVLFYWLCKRRCWMLDSDNSRLAHYIIIIGLLSVVVSSGIVMLFFVATKIRNRPEWRKNRMVFFSIWGLTCLFGTTWGLGLFSFGPLSEARFCLFCIINSCFGVFHMLRYYALEQMKKRCELSLDGGSGGSVMLQCRDEESVL